One window of Nicotiana tomentosiformis chromosome 11, ASM39032v3, whole genome shotgun sequence genomic DNA carries:
- the LOC104104918 gene encoding probable xyloglucan endotransglucosylase/hydrolase protein 25: protein MASLSSFNIKLSLLVVTLISFFFVENSASDLNQDFGITWGNGRGKILNNGELLTLTLDNTSGSGFESKKEYLFGKIDMQIKLVPGNSAGTVTAYYLSSQGSNHDEIDFEFLGNLSGEPYTVHTNVYTQGKGEREQQFHLWFDPTADFHTYSVLWNPQTIVFSVDNVPIREFKNLEDKGVAFPKSQPMKLYSSLWDADQWATRGGLIKTDWSNAPFSASYRNFNAHTCTSNSNSNSNCTILAAKLDPVSQERLRWVQQKFMIYNYCADTKRFPQGFPPECSNT from the exons ATGGCTTCTTTGTCTTCTTTTAATATTAAACTTAGTTTGCTTGTAGTAACACTCATAAGTTTTTTCTTTGTTGAAAATTCTGCTAGTGATCTTAACCAAGATTTTGGTATTACGTGGGGAAATGGTAGGGGGAAGATACTAAATAATGGGGAGCTTCTTACTCTTACACTTGATAATACTTCTGGCTCTGGCTTTGAATCAAAGAAAGAATACTtgtttggtaaaattgatatgcaGATCAAATTAGTCCCTGGAAATTCTGCTGGCACTGTCACTGCTTACtat ttGTCATCACAAGGATCAAACCATGATGAGATAGACTTTGAGTTTCTTGGGAATTTGAGTGGAGAGCCATACACTGTGCATACAAATGTGTATACACAAGGCAAAGGTGAAAGAGAGCAGCAATTCCACTTGTGGTTTGATCCTACTGCTGATTTCCACACTTACTCTGTCCTTTGGAATCCACAGACGATTGT TTTTTCAGTGGACAATGTACCAATAAGGGAGTTCAAGAATTTGGAAGATAAAGGTGTGGCATTCCCAAAATCACAACCAATGAAGTTATACTCAAGCTTATGGGATGCTGATCAATGGGCAACGAGGGGTGGTTTAATCAAGACTGATTGGAGCAATGCCCCTTTCTCTGCCTCTTATAGAAACTTCAATGCCCACACTTGCACTTCTAATTCTAATTCTAATTCAAATTGCACAATTTTAGCAGCAAAATTGGATCCTGTGAGCCAAGAAAGATTAAGATGGGTGCAGCAGAAGTTCATGATATATAATTATTGTGCTGATACTAAGAGATTTCCTCAGGGGTTTCCTCCAGAGTGTAGTAACACTTAA